One Priestia filamentosa DNA segment encodes these proteins:
- a CDS encoding Imm6 family immunity protein, with protein MNFIHDLTAESKVATGLIIAEKLFYIIKSNEPGYQTGRGALDDCWKWLTGENVTGDDLYNYIDSGDYIDITEFANDEEDRSKQHAWYAVLDAVSYTIYQAYQKENVKIVPQAMESINDDALKTLGENAIESGLFNFESIHNIKTYILENYSSGSKLKRPTSLILKQL; from the coding sequence ATGAATTTTATACACGATCTCACTGCAGAGTCTAAAGTTGCTACAGGTTTAATAATTGCTGAAAAACTGTTTTACATAATAAAATCTAATGAGCCTGGATATCAAACAGGCAGAGGGGCTCTTGATGACTGTTGGAAATGGCTTACAGGAGAAAATGTAACTGGAGATGATCTTTATAACTACATAGACAGTGGGGATTACATTGATATAACTGAATTTGCCAACGATGAAGAAGATAGATCAAAACAACACGCATGGTATGCCGTTTTAGATGCAGTTTCCTATACAATTTATCAAGCATATCAAAAGGAAAACGTAAAAATTGTTCCTCAAGCAATGGAAAGTATTAATGATGATGCATTGAAAACGTTAGGAGAAAATGCAATAGAATCAGGTTTATTTAATTTTGAAAGTATTCATAATATCAAAACATATATATTAGAAAATTATTCTTCAGGTTCAAAATTAAAAAGACCAAC